From Pyxicephalus adspersus chromosome 7, UCB_Pads_2.0, whole genome shotgun sequence, a single genomic window includes:
- the SUMO3 gene encoding small ubiquitin-related modifier 3 isoform X1, translating to MSEEKPKEGVKTENDHINLKVAGQDGSVVQFKIKRHTPLSKLMKAYCDRQGLSMRQIRFRFDGQPINETDTPAQLEMEDEDTIDVFQQQTGGVC from the exons ATGTCTGAGGAAAAGCCCAAG GAAGGTGTGAAGACTGAAAATGACCACATCAATCTAAAGGTGGCAGGGCAAGATGGCTCTGTTGTCCAGTTTAAAATAAAGCGACACACTCCTCTCAGCAAGTTAATGAAGGCATACTGTGACAGACAG ggttTGTCAATGAGACAAATACGGTTCAGGTTTGATGGGCAGCCTATAAATGAAACAGACACCCCTGCACAG CTGGAGATGGAGGATGAAGATACTATCGATGTATTTCAGCAACAGACCGGTGGCGTGTGCTAA
- the SUMO3 gene encoding small ubiquitin-related modifier 3 isoform X2: protein MEGVKTENDHINLKVAGQDGSVVQFKIKRHTPLSKLMKAYCDRQGLSMRQIRFRFDGQPINETDTPAQLEMEDEDTIDVFQQQTGGVC, encoded by the exons ATG GAAGGTGTGAAGACTGAAAATGACCACATCAATCTAAAGGTGGCAGGGCAAGATGGCTCTGTTGTCCAGTTTAAAATAAAGCGACACACTCCTCTCAGCAAGTTAATGAAGGCATACTGTGACAGACAG ggttTGTCAATGAGACAAATACGGTTCAGGTTTGATGGGCAGCCTATAAATGAAACAGACACCCCTGCACAG CTGGAGATGGAGGATGAAGATACTATCGATGTATTTCAGCAACAGACCGGTGGCGTGTGCTAA